From the Sphingobacteruim zhuxiongii genome, the window TCAATTCGCGGTAGTAGTAATAAGACGAAAATCGCTGGATATGTAGGTCGTTTCAACTATGCCTATACCGATAAATACCTAGCAGAATTTGCATTCCGTTACGATGGTTCTTATAAGTTCCATTCCGATAGCCGCTGGGGATTCTTCCCATCGCTATCCTTGGGTTGGGTTGTGTCCAAAGAAGACTTCTTTAAGTCGGATGTAGTAAATTCTTTAAAATTGAGAGCATCAGCTGGTGAGCTAGGTAAAGATAATTTAAGTGAATTCTTATACAAAAGCTTCTTTGCCTTCACTACAGAGCCAGTTTATGCCTTCGGAAACGATCCGCTTGGCACCTACGCACTTTATGCAACGAACTCAGTGCCTTCTTTTGATTTAACTTGGGAGAAGACCAGAGTGATTAACGCTGGGGCAGAGGCGAGTTTATTTCAAGGCAAGCTGAATGCAGAACTAGACGTATTCTATAAATACACCTATGACATCCTACAGGGTATTGCGGGCGTCTACCCGCCATCAATCTCCAATAACTACCGCACGCTCGAGAACTCAGGAGAGGTTTCCGCACGAGGCTTTGAATTGGCTCTAACGCATAATCATCAAATCAATGACTTCCGTTATTCCATTAAAGGAAATGTATCCTGGGCGCGAAACAAGGTATTGAAACGCACGCAGTCGGAAAACATACCTTCTTGGCAGAATATAATTGGCCAACCAATCGGCGGGATCTATGGATTTAATGCAACTGGACTTTACCAGACACAGGAGCAGATTGATAACAGACCAACTGGTCCAGGTGGTGTACAACGCTTAGGCGATTTGATGTATGAAGATTATAATGGAGACGGAAAGATAGATACTTACGATCAAGTACGCATCGCACGCTCGGCAACTCCTGAGTTGATGTTTGCGCTATCGCCGGATTTCTCTTGGAAGAATCTTCATTTTGGATTCCAATTACAAGGGGCAGCCCTGAACAGCGTAGTGATTTCAGGAATCTATCCAAACGGGGTGATGGATCAAACAGAGTTTGCCCGCGCTTTTTATGGCGAGGGGAATGCACCTTACTATTTGGTTGAGAATTCATGGACACCAGAAAATACCAATGCGCAATTCCCAAGACTTGGCGAGGCATGGAATGGTAATAATGGATGGACCAGTAGCTGGTGGGTTTATAACGGTGCGTTTTTACGTCTAAGACAAGCATATCTTGGCTATTCATTACCGAAGAATGTGATTGAGAAGCTGCGCTTTAAAGATGTACGTCTGACGGTGTCAGGTACCAATTTATTAACCTTTGATTATCTGAAATATATGGATCCGGAGATGCCGAATAATAACAATGGTTATTATCCGCAACAACGCACATTTAGTTTTGGAATTGACTTAAGTTTTTAACGATGAAAAAGAGAATATTATATATAGGTCTAATCGTAGCTGCGGTGTTTCAGTCTTGTTCGCTGGAGGTTGAGCCTTTGGATCGTTATTCGGAAGAAGTGGCTTGGCGAAATGAGAAGAATATGGACATGTATGTGAAAGGTTTCTATGCCGGTCTTCGCGATAAAGCGGATGTGTATACGAATACCTTTTCCGACGGATTGTCTGATCTTTTTAAGTATAGCGTAAACAATCTGAATGCTGTTACCTATCACAATAAAACCTTATTACAGGAAAATTATATCACAGCAAATAATGGTGTTTTAAGCGAATGGGGGAACTATGATCGCATCAAATCGCTGAATGAGTTTCTATTGAATATAGACGACAAGGGAGCCGATATCGATGAGCAATCTAGAGCAATCCGTAAGGCCGAGGTTCGCTTTTTACGCGCTTTCTTATACTACCGTATGATTCGAAATCACGGAGGCGTTATCCTGCGCTTGGAGCGTTCAGGTGACGATGGCGGGCTAGACAATGAGAAGGATATCAACAAGAAGCGGGAGTCGGAGGCAGATAGCTGGGCGTTTGTGATTAAGGAATTACAAGAAGCGGCAGCCGCATTGAAAGGACATGTTTGGACGGCAGCAGATTATGGTCGTATTACCGAAGGTGCTGCACAGGCGCTATTGTCGCGTGTTGCTTTATATGCAAAACAATATCCTGTTGTTATTCAGGCAGGTAAACGTGTTGAAGAATTGGGCTATGTTTTAGATAATAGCTATGAACAAGTATTCAAAAATGCACAAAGCAAAGAGATCATTCTTCCTGTAATGTTTGAAGCACCTGAGTATGTACACTATGCCGATCGTTATTTTGCACCTACTGGAGATGTTCCAAACCGTGGTGGATGGGGCGGCCCTACAGAAGAGCTTGTATCGCTTTACCAGATAAAAGAAGGCGACAAGTTCGTGGACTTTAACTGGAATAATGCCAACCATAAAGAGGCTCCTTATGCGAATCGCGAGGCGCGTTTCTATGCTTCCATTTTATACCATGGTGCCAATTGGAATAATCGTCAAATACAAGTGAATGCTGGTGGTAAAGATGCGT encodes:
- a CDS encoding RagB/SusD family nutrient uptake outer membrane protein, which codes for MKKRILYIGLIVAAVFQSCSLEVEPLDRYSEEVAWRNEKNMDMYVKGFYAGLRDKADVYTNTFSDGLSDLFKYSVNNLNAVTYHNKTLLQENYITANNGVLSEWGNYDRIKSLNEFLLNIDDKGADIDEQSRAIRKAEVRFLRAFLYYRMIRNHGGVILRLERSGDDGGLDNEKDINKKRESEADSWAFVIKELQEAAAALKGHVWTAADYGRITEGAAQALLSRVALYAKQYPVVIQAGKRVEELGYVLDNSYEQVFKNAQSKEIILPVMFEAPEYVHYADRYFAPTGDVPNRGGWGGPTEELVSLYQIKEGDKFVDFNWNNANHKEAPYANREARFYASILYHGANWNNRQIQVNAGGKDAFTAYDQNSNTIGNVTGYFMRKFLTEGNPDVDLGSTSYWVELRMGEVLLNMSEAYAQTNDFTNAYAYLNKIRTRAAVSPRASGSTLAVFMDYLGKERMVELAFEGHRYWDLKRWKKAIEVIDGKRATGVQVSGSAGAFTFNRVQIESIDRYFPEKYYLIPIPQSELANNSEALQNDKW